The DNA region GAACTGACTGACAACCAGATGGAAATGAGCTTTGAGATCCTCAGGGGCTCTGATGGGGAAGACTCAGCCTCAGGTGTGAGGGCAAGGGTGGAAGGCAGAAGTCCATTTTTTTCGAGGTTGCCCTGGGGTCAAAACACAAGAAATAACTGGAGCCAAAGATGGAACAGAAAGAAAGTGCTTTTGCTGGCTCTGGGACGGGACCCTAGAAGGGAGAGCAAGGGGATGGCAGGAAGAGGGAATTCTATAGAAAAGTTGTGTCGTCTGCCTAGGTGGGAAGACACCAGGGCCTGATTCAGCCGTAGGAGAATGTGAGGTGTTGAGACGGGATGCCAGCAAAGAGGAGCTGCCCGGCCCTGGCCCAGACAAGGAGAGAGACATGGATCTGGGTCCCCGGCGCAGACTCCCCTCGGCCCCTGTAGCCATCGGTAAGTATGTTGACCACCGAGATCTGATCACTTGATCCCAGTACCTTTCCATTCTGTCCTTGGTTCTGGTTTTGGATCCCCATCTGGATCCAGTAGTCTTGAACGTGGGTCTGAATCCCAGCACACTCTCTACTAGCTGAATGCTGGTCACTCcgcctctctgagcttcaatttaCTTAACTGTCAAATGGAATTGGGGCAGTGTGGAGAGAGTGGCTGCGTGTAAATTGCACAGCACCGCGCTTGGCATACTGCCCTTCAGAAATGGTAGCTGCTGTTTTCCACGTGGGAGGGGAGATGGGCACTGGTTCTTGGAAAGATTTTTCTCAGGAAGTCAGGGATTCATCTATGTCTTGTCCTTCCTTTAGATCTGTCTACCCTGGATTCCATCTGTGACTCACTAAGTGGTGCTTTCCGTGGCATCAGTCACTGCCCTCCTAGTGGGCTCTATGCCCACCTCTGCCGCCTCCTGGCCTTGTGCCTGGGCCACCGGGATCCCTGTGCCACTGCCTGCCTTGTCACCGAGTCTGTCTCCATCACCTGTCGCCACCAGCTGCTTACCCACCTCCACAGGCAGCTCAGGTGAGTGCCCCCATCCCTCAGGCTTGTGCTGGGACAGACTAGAGGGGAGGCTCCAGACTTTGAAGGAGGGAGACCTCACCTCCACTCGTGTCGCCTACAGCAAGGCCCAGAAGCACCGAGGGTCGCCAGACATAGCAGACCAGTTGCAGGGGCTGCACCTCCAGGAGAAGCCTGGAGACATCCCTCTGGCACGAATCCAGCGCCTCTTTGCCTTCAGGCCTTTGGGATCTGGCCACTTCCCCCAGCCTGAGAAGGACAGCTTCCGGGAGCGTCTTGCTCTGATTCCCAGTGGTATGGTGGCAGGCATCGTTGGCTCTGCTGTTGTTTGATGCATCTTCTTCTTAGGAAAGAGTTGGGTGAAGGATCTTCAGGCATTAGTTAGTTCACACACAGATGTATGACCCTTATAGTAGAAGGGCATGTCATACTTTGCCACTAATTAGTCATTTTGTTACTCTCACCAAATAGATATAACCTTAAATCtagaagtcttattttttttttttaatctcaagttTGAGTTACCTGCAGATtcaatgtctttctttctttagagCTAAGTTCATGTGTCTGGAGTTTTCCTATGCTAACATGAAACATGTTCACTGATGATTTGAGTGCCTCACTGTGAGTGGGAAGTGGGGAAGGGAGCAGGTCAGAGGAGGcaattttgttagtttctgtAGGGACACAAAGAAACGCAAAACATGGTCTATCTACATGGACTTGTTAGAGCAAGGGAGAGCACTTTGAACTCCAGTGATCAGGGAAGATTTCTAGGAGTTGTCTTGAGTGACGGACAGGGACTGAGTGCAGAAGATAGTGAAAGGAATTCCATGTAACAGCTGAAATAACTCGGGACATGTCCTGTGTGCCAGGGGTGACCGTGTGTGTGTTGGCCCTGGCCACCCTCCAGCCTGGAACTGTGGGCAACACCCTCCTGCTGACGCGGCTGGAAAAAGACAAACCCCCGGTCACTGTACAGATCCCCACTTCCCAGAGCAAGGTAGGTTTCCTGGGGTCAGGGAGCAGAGTTGGGCTGGGGCAGGCTTCTGGTCTACCTGTGGCTGGGGGATGGAGAGATGTTGGTCACACGGACAAGCAGAACTTAGACAACCCATCTCCAAAGCTTTCTGTGAGTTCGGCCTTGAAAGAGTTTGACGCCATCCAGAAGGAGCAGAAAGAGAACAGCAGCTGTACTGACAAGCGAGAATGGTGGACTGGCCGGCTAGAGCTGGATCGCAGGATGGAGGTGTGTGTTCCCAGTGTGGGATGGGGTTGGGCCTGCCCTAGAATATCTCCTCTCTCGGGGGTCCGTCCCAGGTCTGTGCTGAACTACCTCAAGTCCTTTCTGGAggtgttgctgtttttcagttgtgtcagactctttgccaccccatggactatggcatgccaggctcttctgtcctctactgtctcctggcgtttgctcagattcacgttcattgagtcagtgatgctatctaaccatctcatcctgtgccacctgcttctccttcggtcttcagtcttttccagcatcagggtcttttccagtgaattggctcttcacatcaggtggccaaagtattggagcttcaacttcagtatcagtccttccaatgaatattcagggttgatttcctttaggattgactggtttgatctccttgcagtccaaaggactctcaagagtcttctccagaaccacaattcgaaagcatcaattcttctcactcagccttctttatggtccaactctcacatccatatatgactactggaaaaagcttAGCGTTGACTgtatgcacctttgtcagcaaagtgatatcgctgctttttaatacgcagtctaggtttgtcgtagctttccttccaaggagcaagcgtcttttaatttcatagctgcggtcaccgtctgcagtgattttggagcccaagaagagaatcTTCACTggttccactttttctccttctgtttgccGTGAAacgatgagactggatgccatgatcttaatttttttcatgttgagtttgaggccagcttttttactttcttctttcaccctcaatcaagaggttctttagttcctcttccatttctgccattagagtggtatcatctgcatttctcaggttgttcatatttttcccagcaatcttgatcccagcttgtgattcatccagcctggcatttcgcatgatgtactctgcatataagttaaataagcaaggtgacagtaacagccttgtcgtactcctttcccaattttgaatcagtccattgttccttgtccagttctaactgttgtttctggaAGTGTAGGCCTAAATAAACATTGTGTTACTTGGGAAGCACTTTAAACAAGAGcacaaggggacttccctggctgtccagcagTTAAAGTTCCATGCTTCCCCTGCAAGGGgtaccggttcaatccctggtctgggaactaagatcccacatacatgtggtgtggcaggaaaaaaaaaaaacaataaaacaaaaaccaaataaacCAGAGCCCAAGACTTGAAGGGGTTATGGCAATGAAATGTTTAAAGATAAGtacaaaataagaatttaagGCCAAATACCAgcctcccagggcttcccaggtagctcagctggtaaagaatccacctgcaatgcaggagacctggattcgatccctggtttgggaagattccccagaggagggcatggcaacccactccagtattcttgcctggagaatccccatggacagaggggcctggcaggctgcagtccatggggtctcaaggagttggacacatctgagcaactaagcacagcagcacatCAGACTCCCAGccataattttcatttcatttcctgaCTTAGCTTTTGCCCACCTGTTTGTATTTATCCAAATGTAGTGATTTATTACAAATCTTATCTTATCAATACTCTCTCAGAGTCTCAGCAAATGAAAAATGTTGCTCTCTTGCCTTTTATGTTGGTCGTAAGATACATAAGACACATCCACTCATTGGAAGACGCATTTCCTTGCCTCCAAGATGGTGCCTGTGGGGAAAGAAACTTGGCTTCCTCTCTCACTGATGGTTCTGTTGTGCATCCAGGTTCTCGCCACTTCCCTAGAGAAGTACGTGCTGGGCTGCTGGCGGGGGCTGTTGCTGCCATCCTGCGAGGACCCCGACCTTGTCCGGGAGGCCTCCCATCTACAAGACTCACTACAGGAATGTGGCTGGAAATATCCTGACCCCACTCTGCTGAGAGTGAGTTGAGAAATCAGGGAAGAGGATGAAGTGCACCTTACCTCTTTCCCACCTGCCACTGCGGGTGGAAAGGGGAGCTCTTGTACTCACTGACCACTGGTCCCCTGCAGATCATGCTCAGCGGTGCCAGTACCCTCACGCCGCAGGACGTGCAGGCCCTGGCTTATGGGCTGTGCCCAGGCCGACCAGCCCGAGCCCAAGAGCTCCTAGGTGAGGCAGTAGGGCGTCTCCAAGGTCAGACATCAACAAGCAGTAGGCATCTCGTGTTAGTGCTGGACAAGGTAAAGAGCCAGTAGCCATATGGGTAGCATCTGGTGGGCAGTGGGCACCTCCTCTCAACCATACCCCTTCTGCCTCCTGCATACCCCTGCCTCAGGACAGTAACGTCTGAGTGCTTTTTGCCCAGGACCTACAGAAGCTGCCGTGGGAGAGCATACCCAGCCTCCGGGCCCTGCCTGTCACTCGACTGCCCTCCTTCCGATTCCTACTCAGCTACTCCATCATCAAAGAGGTGTGGGGTTCAGGGAATGGAAGGTGGGGATGATGGGTAATTGaacaagaaaaggcagagagacgTGGCAAGAGAGGAAGGCGGTCTTAAGAATGGACGGGGACTTGGGTTGGTTGGAGCTTGAGTGCTCCGACCAAACTGGGATGCTGATCACTGGTTTCTCTCCATCAGTCTGGGGCCTCATCAGTGCTGAGCCAAGGAGTGGATCCTCGCAGTACCTTCTACGTCCTGAACCCTCACAATAACCTGTCAAGCACAGAGGAGCAATTCCGAGCCCATTTTAGCAGGTCAGGGGGAGAAGAGTAAGAAGAGTGGTAGGGAAGGGTAGACGCAACACAGGGGTAAATGTCCTTTTCTCTGGAATCAAATGTTGCAGCCCACCTCCTTCCTAGTGTCCCTTCTGCCCTTTTTGCCACATGACCCATCTAACtctggctgcaccacacagcgtgtgggatcttagctccccgacaaGGGATCAATGCCCCGCCCCCTGCACTGGGCGTGCAGTCTTAACTACTGCACCTCCAGCTAAGACCCTTCTCACTGCTTTTTCCCTGCAGTGAAGCTGGCTGGAAAGGGGTGGTTGGGGAGGTGCCGAGCCCGGAACAGGTGCAAACGGCCTTGACGGAGCGTGACTTGTACATGTGAGTGCTCAGGgcagggagatggggagagggacAGTCCCAGAGGGTGGGTATCATCATGGTCTGCTCTGGGGCTTTGGAGCCCCTGGCTGACTCTGGACAACTCTGGAGGCAGTGCCGAGGCCTGGCCCTGCGAGGTCAGTTTCATCTCACCTCCTTCTGCCTCAGCTATGCAGGGCATGGCGCCGGCGCCCGCTTCCTGGACGGGCAGGCTGTCCTGCGGCTGAGCTGCCGGGCAGTGGCCCTGCTGTTCGGCTGCAGCAGCGCAGCCCTGGCTGTGCATGGAAACCTGGAGGGGGCTGGCATTGTGCTCAAGTATATCATGGCTGGCTGGTAAGTCTTGAGGGGCAGTCTATGCAAGGTCCCGACCCCAAGTGCTTTCCCAGGTCTGAACCCTAAATCCTTGCTCTTTTGTGCCCCATTTTCCTCCCATCCTAGTTCCCTGGCATGCTTGGGCCTTTACCCCTTTGTCATCATCTATCCTCCTCCTGGAACGATGGGCCAAGGGGCTTTCTCATTGGTTTAATCCCTCTCAACTCATTCACCACCATGAATCAGAAGTTTTTGAGCCCTTACtttgtatttcttccttctcttttcccagcCCCCTGTTCCTAGGTAACCTCTGGGACGTGACTGACCGTGACATTGACCGCTACACAGAGGCTCTGTTGCAGGGCTGGCTTAGAGCAGGTTCAGGAGCCCCCCTTCTGTACTATGTCAGCcaggcccgccaggctccccgacTCAAATACCTTATTGGGGCTGCACCTGTAGCCTATGGCTTGCCTGTCTCCCTGCGGTGACCCCTTGGAGCTCTCCTGTTGCCGGTAGAAGCTATGTGACTATTCTACCTCCAAACTTAGGTTTGGCCctgaagataaatattttaagtaattttccgGTGTTTTACATGAAAGATTtccttttgatttaattttaatataataaagataCATTACTTGAAATCCTGTTTTGTGTAGTTTCTCTGAGAACATTTGAAGATAAGACTGTTGCCCACTTCCCACTATGTGGTACTATAGATAAGAATAACTTGCAACAGTCCAACTCTGAGAGCATTGGGAAGAAAGGCAAACCACAGGAAAAAGATGGACCTGGCTTGGCCCCAGCAGACAAAGCTAAAGGACAGCAGGGCATCAAAATGATCTAAGTGGGGACAAAGCCCCGAGGAAACATAGATATAGATCCATTGAGAATGTCTTGGCCAGGTACACTCATAGCTATCTTGACTTCCTGCCTCTGGTATCCTCGGAATGACATTAGCTTTACTGCCTCGGTTGCCCTGCCCCCTCCAAAGTGGATATTGTCCTTCCCCCACATTCAGCTATTAACACTTGTCAGTGCCATGACACTTTAGCGGCAggttctggagagtttttgtagctcagatggtaaagaatctgcctgcaatgcaggagacctggattcaatccctgggtctgtaagattcccccagagaaggaaatggcaacccactccagtattcttgcctggaggagtctagcggctacagtccatgggatcgcaaagagttggacgcgactgaacaacacacacacacgtacacactcacatacacattgGGAAGTTTTGCAACTTACGTATGGTTTTCCTCTCCCCAACTAGATTGTTAAGCTCAGAACTATATATCTTACACTCATGTATCCTTCACTTCTAGCACATGGTAAAACACTGTGTTGATTAATAAAGCTACTGCTGTACTCCGAGTGATAATGTGCCTCCTTCCTGTTCTCTCAACCGCCAGACTCTGCTTCATCTGCGCGAAACATCCCTTTCATAACACTACTGTCCCCCCTGTCCCTTGCTCCTTGAACTTCCCAGGCTTCTTCCCTGCCTGTTGTCACCAGGCTTATACCACCGGCTGTGGTTATAGTGTATCTGTgcgtctgtgctgggtcttcgttgatgTGCGGGTTTTCTCTAGTGGCAGGGAGTGGGAGCTTATTTCGGTGGCTTCTctgttgccgagcacaggctctaggcgcccAAGCTTCAGTAGCTGCCCCTTGCGGGGGCGGTGCTCTGCAATTGCTGCACAAGGGGCTTTGTTGATccttggcatgtaggatctttccgcaccagggatggaaccgtttcccttgcattggcaggcggattcttaaccactgaaccaccagggaagtcccaaggcctGAGTAAGATGAAGTTTCTTGAGCATAAGGATCCTGTTTGTTAGAACTTGATTATGCGAGGTTTGGGACATTTTGTGAAAAGAAAACGCCGCAGCCCTTTCTATTCCAAGGGGAGTCACGCCGAAGATTCCGCACCCCACGCCCCGCCGCGAGTTTCCCTCTCTTCCGGGTTGAAGGACCATAGAGATGTCTAGCGCTGCGAGGCCTCCAGGCGTAGCCATCGAGATACGCAGAAGACGGCTAGAGCGTTGCTCTCCCGGAGGGTTTCCGCTTCATAAGCCCTCCTTCCCAACATGGCGCAGTCAGTTAACATCACCGAGCTGAATCTGCCGCAGCTAGAAATGCTCAAGAACCAACTGGACCAGGTGGGAATAGGCTCCGAAAGCACCCCTTTCCCGTCTCACTTTCCTCCCCCCGCAGCCCGCACTTCCTTGCCCCCCATTCCTCCCCTCTTGGGGAGAATTCCCTTCCCAGGCGAAATCCCCACCCCGTCCCAGGACCCGCCCCTTGTCTGGCGGTGCCCGCTTCTCCCGCGAGCCCCAACCCTGACCCTCATTCCTGTTCTCTGTAGGAAGTGGAGTTCTTGTCCACGTCCATTGCCCAGCTCAAGGTGGTTCAGACCAAGTATGTGGAAGCCAAGGACTGTCTGAACGTGCTGAAGAAAAACAACGAGGGTACGGGGTAGGCGTGCGAAGTGAACCTGGGAGATGCGGCGAGCCGGCTTCTCTCTTCCCGCCTCCTaatccagttttcttacctgagACGAGAGAGCAGTCCATTACGTATTGTCGCTGCAGGAGCCCTTTGCATGTTGCTTATCTAGAGTTGAAATGTCCAGGATATTTTTCTGCTCCTGTTGCCCCTGTTCGTCCTTTTCGTATAGTTTTCGGGCGCCGTGCCGTTTTGAAACTCCCTTTTAAAGTTGGAGCTGCCAACCTTCCCCACATGTTTGTCTTAATTGCTTTCACAGGGAAAGAATTACTTGTCCCACTGACGAGTTCTGTATCCTTTCCGCAGGAGCCTCTTCCCTGCCCTCTCGTTTTCTCCCTCACACCTAACAACCTTCAAAAAAGGGCGGGAGATATTGATTATTCCAGAGTGCCTAGATGGTTCTGAGACCGCTATTAACACAAGCTTAGCTCTGCTGTCTAACCTAAGGCCAGGAACTAATTAATGCTTGGTGAGCACCCAGATGTATGTATTTAGAATTGAGGTGTGATTATTTCCCTTTGCTCTGAGGATATAACCTAGTAGGGGGGTAGAACTGGTGGTTTACGTTTTTACTGTAACTTAGAAAACATAAGCAATAGAAGAATAGAGGATTTGGAAACAAAGGGGTTGGTTCTGTTTATTAATCCTCAATTTCAGTTTAATTATGGCTCTTATTCCTAACTATTGTTACTAAGAAACCTGGATTATGTCTTAGCTGTTGAATGTTTTACTTGAGTGAGCAAGTTACGGCAATAGGGCACCCATAAACTACCTGAGAATGGACAGGCTGAAAAGGAAACACAGGAATAGCAGTGTAGCAGGGATTACTTAAATAATCAACATTAAATCCATCAGGAATTAGCTAATTCATGTCTGGGAGTGTTAAAGAGAAAGTGAGGCTGGCTTTTCACTCTGTTATTCAACGGCAACAGGAAAAAATTATCCTGTTCTGTCATTCTAATGATCTATCATTCTAATTGCTATAATATCTAGTCTTTCTGGAAGGAATAATGGTAAGAATTGTAAGAACTGCTTGCAGGATGGCAGATGGGATCAGAACAAGATCAGCACATGTGATTTTTCTCCATAAGGAACCAGCTTCCCTGTTTCTCCTCATGTGGAGTTTGTAGGCCTTCAGATGTGCCTTGTAGcttattccttttaaatttttgtttgtttgtttattttttttgactCCATCCCatggcttttgggatcttagttcccctaccagggattgaacccaagccccagcagtgaaagcagtgACTCCTAGtgactggacctccagggaattcctgccTCCTTTTTAGAAAAGGAGGGTGTTGGTAGGTCAAGCTGAACTAGCTGACAGGGAATCATGACTCATACTGGGCTAGTTTTCCCTTAATCCTTGCCTCTCAGATGTATGTCCCCGGGAAGCTACATGATGTGGAACATGTGCTTATCGATGTGGGAACTGGCTACTACGTAGAGAAGGTGAGTGGAAGGGAACATAAGAATGCATCTCTGAGGGGGAGAGCTGGCGTACAGAATGGGTTACCTCTCATTCACTCTGACCTTGCAGACAGCTGAGGATGCCAAGGACTTCTTCAAGAGGAAGATAGACTTCCTTACCAAGCAAATGGAAAAAATCCAGCCAGCTCTGCAGGAGAAGCACGCCATGAAACAGGGTAAGCTTGCCTTGGACACCTCTTCAGACCCTTTCTGCCTCCATAATAACAGACATGGATTGCAGTGTGAACCATGGGAGGGAGTATCCCCTTTGCTGGATTAAAACCGTGGTTTTTTGTTTGGTATCTTGATGCATTACTCCTTAGATTCTGTGTCTAACATACCCACTGCCTTTGGTGCTTGAGAAatttagagaaaggaaatcaTGTGTTTTTGTGTTTGAGTTCCTATTTATTGGGGATGGAATGAGGGAGCAGGTGCATGTAAATGAACACAGCAAAGAAATATAGCCATAACTAGCCAactactcagagaaggcaatggcaccccactccagtactctcgcctggaaaatccatggacggagcctggtaggctgcagtccatggggtcgctaagagtcagacatgactgagcgacttcactttcactatttactttcatgcattggagaaggaaatggcaacccactccagtattcttgcctggagaatcccagggacagaggagcctaataggctgctgtctatggggtcgcacagagtcagacacaactgaagcgacttagcagcagcagcagcagccaactaCTAGCAGTTATAGCCCtggctgcatattagaatcacGCAGATAGTTTTTTGAAAACCTGGGCGACTCCAAACcaactacagttgacccttgaacaatgtgggagTTAGGGGTACCAAACCTTGGTGAAGTGGAAgaaaatctgcatataatttataGTCTACCCCTCTGTATCCTCGGTTTCAAGTTTGCAGATTCAACCAATTGTAGATCATGTCCTACTATAGTATTTAgtactggggggaaaaaacatgtaagtggacccacacagttcaaacaggtattgttcaaggatcaactgtgaATCAGTAGGGTGAGATTCCAGACaacagtgtttgtttgtttgtttttaaagctccCTGTGTGATATACAGTCAGGATTAAGAACCACTGTTCTAAAAGCAAACATCTTTTCCACATTATTATATTCTGGGTATATGTGACTCATTTGACActgtattttgttcctttttacatCCCAGTGGTTCtcatatgagcttccctggtggctcagacagtaaagaatccacctgcaatacgggagacctgggttcgatccctgggttggaaagagcccttggggaaggaaatggcaacctactccaatattcttgcctggaaaatccccgtggacagaggagccgatcctccgtccatggggtcgccaagagtcagacacgactgatcgactttcacATCTCATATTATTGACAATTGAGATTCTAAATTGGTGTTGTGTTTGCCCTCTACAGTGAATCTCTGTGTTGAAAGTTAATTAACTGTAGTAGTCTGCCTGTCAATTTTCCTTAACTCTGGGCTCTCCCCTTTAGCTCCTGCCCAGGGTCTGACTCTTCTTTTATTCCACAGCTGTCATGGAGATGATGAGCCAGAAGATTCAGCAGCTCACAACCCTGGGAGCAGCTCAGGCTACCGCCAAGGCCTGAGAGCTTGTTTCAGAAATGGGGCAGAGGGTGCCTGCTTCTGGAGCCTGGGACTTTGTGGACGTGGTTTCCTGGAATGGGGAAAGAAGAGGGTCTGTGTTTAATGCTAATAAATGAGCCAGCTGGGCAGAGTGGTGGTCTTTTCTTGCATTAAgtgaggaggtgggagggtggtggtgagAGGGTGTGCCCCTGCCTGGAGCCTGATAAGCAGGAGTGATGCAGTGCTCATCTTGGGGCTCCACTTGGGAATCTGCGAGAAACTGGAGTCAAAATTCAATGCTGGTGATACAGGATGCTccggactggtgcactgggatgactcagagggatggtatggggaggggagagggaggtgggagggggattcaggatggggaatacgtgtacacccgtggcggattcatgttgatgtatggcaaaaccaatacaatattgtaaagtaattagcctccaattaaatttatattaaaaaaaattaaaaactgtggTATAGAAATTTGAGAAGACGGAAAATGCCATCATAAAGCTTCAAGGTATGACCTCTCAGCATTGTTTTTAATGCAACTTTGGGCACCAGGTGGCAAAGCAGTGGTCCAGCCCTgggtaaaataaaagcaataataaaaaaattcaatgcTGGGCGGCAAGCTCTCTCTGCGCGGCCCGTTGCCATAGGAACAACTGGCAACCGGAAGTGGGGCTGCGCAGGCGTTTCCCCTTCCGGGTCGGCTCCCTTACTGACTCCTCGTGGAGAAAGCTGTATGGGCCACCGCTTCCTGCGCGGTTTCCTGCCTGTCCTGTTGCCGCCGCTACCTCTCCGGAGCCCGCATCTCAAGCTCAGCCTGGAGCCCGTCGCACCTTCCAAACGACCCCGCAGCCACCTCATGGCCCCGCCCCGAATCGGGACGCACAATGGCACCTTCCACTGCGATGAGGCGCTGGCGTGCGCTTTGCTGCGCCTCCTACC from Bos mutus isolate GX-2022 chromosome 5, NWIPB_WYAK_1.1, whole genome shotgun sequence includes:
- the PFDN5 gene encoding prefoldin subunit 5, with the translated sequence MAQSVNITELNLPQLEMLKNQLDQEVEFLSTSIAQLKVVQTKYVEAKDCLNVLKKNNEGKELLVPLTSSMYVPGKLHDVEHVLIDVGTGYYVEKTAEDAKDFFKRKIDFLTKQMEKIQPALQEKHAMKQAVMEMMSQKIQQLTTLGAAQATAKA